In Thunnus maccoyii chromosome 11, fThuMac1.1, whole genome shotgun sequence, one genomic interval encodes:
- the LOC121907112 gene encoding protein FAM124A: protein MEKTSAEDDCVDSGAETGGSDYSPLSSTSSELSMGELQDPFLVSVHLIADPGQGKFLQRAADAVLAWVHPELHLFRVSERASVYQPPWPKRHQNSSQTAACQPALAVILFLQEACGGEEQILMLHRALQQPPWRYHHTEEVSNGRRMLPLTPCSQDFFTLAPGTPLWAVRQVHYGKEIVRFTIYCRHENYVDMVRLYKLLLQRRVAQKKEDFCFFVVYSNLDMEIQMSFKRLPRGQSPVTLDSAVMEVRVRDVGALVPLLPNPCSPISEVRWQTEDYDGNKILLQVQSPHFKHRQHPSLTSIVPESASAPTTFTRSASSCRNHHYHHRPTSRPRVQHHPSHSSLPLACEDLDEQEQWTDRCHPDSWRAQWKGHRSSSLFSLPNLGSASSHSTCSSPGPPPPSPHHRSHSLNRCSSLIPPFRLNVDALIGAEETDVDTGNKVNPGSSVDLTVVSAYIKPSLPQISRPLSAPPEDIGSFLFPGTLESTYKAATLGRTTVPVRTKSFTPSTFLGSHPQSTCMNTSAAPSLSNVSVNHSDTCSIISAPVEEADKIEEEDQEFYI, encoded by the exons GTGAGTTATCCATGGGCGAGCTCCAGGATCCTTTCCTCGTCAGCGTCCACCTCATCGCTGACCCCGGCCAGGGCAAGTTCCTGCAGCGCGCTGCAGATGCTGTCTTGGCATGGGTTCACCCCGAGCTGCATCTCTTCAGAGTCTCGGAGCGTGCCTCAGTCTACCAGCCACCCTGGCCCAAGCGCCATCAAAACAGCAGCCAGACTGCAGCCTGCCAACCGGCACTGGCGGTCATCTTGTTCCTCCAGGAGGCATGCGGCGGCGAGGAGCAGATATTGATGCTGCACCGCGCTCTGCAGCAGCCGCCATGGCGCTACCACCACACTGAGGAAGTGAGCAATGGCCGGCGGATGCTACCACTGACACCATGCAGTCAGGACTTTTTCACTCTGGCTCCTGGCACGCCGCTCTGGGCCGTGCGGCAGGTCCACTATGGGAAAGAAATAGTGCGATTTACTATTTATTGCCGCCATGAAAATTATGTCGACATGGTGCGGCTGTACAAGCTGCTGCTTCAGCGCAGAGTAGCGCAGAAGAAAGAGGACTTTTGCTTCTTTGTGGTGTACTCTAATCTGGATATGGAGATCCAGATGTCATTTAAGAGGCTCCCGCGAGGTCAGAGTCCAGTGACACTGGACTCAGCAGTGATGGAGGTGAGGGTACGAGACGTGGGGGCACTGGTGCCCCTGCTGCCAAATCCCTGCAGCCCAATCAGTGAGGTGCGCTGGCAGACAGAGGACTACGATGGAAATAAGATCCTCCTGCAG GTCCAAAGCCCTCActtcaaacacagacaacatcCCTCCCTCACATCCATTGTCCCTGAATCAGCCTCAGCTCCAACCACTTTCACCCGCAGCGCTAGCTCCTGCAGAAACCACCACTATCATCATCGGCCGACATCCCGTCCCCGAGTCCAGCACCACCCCTCCCACAGCTCCCTCCCTCTGGCCTGTGAGGATCTGGACGAGCAGGAGCAATGGACTGACCGGTGCCACCCAGACAGCTGGAGGGCCCAGTGGAAAGGCCACCGGTCCAGCTCCCTTTTCTCTCTACCCAACCTGGGCTCGGCCAGCTCCCACTCCACCTGCTCCTCTCCTGGGCCTCCTCCTCCCAGCCCCCACCACAGGAGTCACTCCCTCAACAGGTGCTCCTCCCTCATCCCACCCTTCCGGCTCAATGTGGATGCTCTTATCGGGGCAGAGGAGACGGATGTGGACACAGGGAATAAAGTAAACCCAGGCAGCAGTGTGGACTTGACAGTGGTGTCTGCATACATCAAACCCAGCCTGCCGCAGATTTCTCGACCGTTGTCCGCGCCACCTGAAGACATCGGCTCCTTCCTCTTTCCTGGCACCCTGGAGAGCACCTACAAGGCAGCCACACTTGGCCGGACTACTGTTCCTGTCAGAACAAAAAGCTTCACACCCTCTACCTTCCTGGGGTCACATCCTCAGAGCACCTGCATGAACACCAGTGCTGCTCCATCTCTGAGCAACGTTTCCGTAAACCACTCAGACACGTGCAGCATTATTAGTGCACCAGTAGAAGAGGCAGacaaaatagaagaagaagaccaaGAATTCTACATTTGA